A genomic region of Halomonas aestuarii contains the following coding sequences:
- a CDS encoding NAD(P)/FAD-dependent oxidoreductase, whose amino-acid sequence MTQMTPMPPTLWADTAPEAPLRPALKGHHRTDVMVVGGGFTGLSAALALAERGIDTMLVDACAIGWGASGRNGGQVIPGLKYDPDELIARYGQERGERMIDISGRNADVVFDLINRHDIPCEATRNGWIQPAATQASLQSIRTRAQQWENRGVEVSWLDRSECASRLGTDAYLGGWLDPRAGSVNPLAYARGLANAAETAGASLFEHSAVKALSREAGKWRVTMTTGGTVEAEQVLLCTNGYTGGLQPGLEKSVIAANSFQLSTRPLTEAEGKGILPGGEVASDARKLLLYFRRDSTGRFLMGGRGPFHDPNGDQDFHHLERAMHKLYPSLKGIEIEYRWAGRVALTRDALPHVHQTAPGLTVALGYNGRGVGMGTHLGKLVGEELGSASLEGSLPFPITPIRPIPLHGLQRLYVGTAVNYYRLKDWLER is encoded by the coding sequence ATGACACAGATGACACCCATGCCGCCCACGCTGTGGGCTGATACCGCGCCGGAGGCCCCGCTACGCCCGGCTCTGAAGGGACATCATCGCACCGATGTGATGGTGGTCGGCGGCGGCTTCACTGGCCTTTCCGCTGCCCTGGCCCTTGCCGAGCGGGGTATCGACACAATGCTCGTAGACGCATGTGCGATTGGGTGGGGTGCCTCGGGTCGCAATGGTGGCCAAGTGATACCGGGCCTGAAATATGATCCTGACGAACTGATCGCTCGATATGGTCAAGAGCGCGGGGAGCGGATGATCGATATCAGCGGTCGCAATGCGGACGTTGTCTTCGATTTGATCAATCGTCACGACATTCCCTGTGAGGCCACGCGTAACGGCTGGATCCAGCCGGCAGCGACCCAGGCCAGTCTGCAGTCGATTCGAACCCGAGCCCAGCAGTGGGAAAACCGCGGGGTCGAGGTATCGTGGCTCGACCGCTCCGAGTGTGCGAGTCGACTGGGTACTGATGCCTACCTCGGCGGTTGGCTGGATCCGCGCGCAGGAAGCGTGAACCCGTTAGCCTATGCTCGGGGGCTTGCCAACGCTGCCGAAACCGCTGGGGCAAGTCTCTTTGAGCACTCTGCGGTGAAGGCATTGAGCCGGGAGGCTGGCAAGTGGCGAGTCACGATGACCACCGGGGGAACGGTGGAAGCCGAACAGGTGCTGTTGTGCACCAACGGCTATACAGGAGGATTGCAGCCGGGGCTCGAGAAGAGCGTGATCGCTGCCAACAGTTTCCAACTGTCTACCAGGCCCCTGACAGAGGCGGAAGGAAAGGGCATATTGCCTGGAGGAGAGGTGGCCTCAGATGCCCGCAAGCTGTTGCTGTACTTCCGACGTGACAGTACAGGACGTTTCTTGATGGGGGGGCGTGGGCCTTTCCACGATCCGAATGGGGACCAGGATTTCCACCACTTGGAACGGGCAATGCACAAGCTTTACCCCTCCTTGAAAGGGATCGAGATCGAGTATCGCTGGGCCGGTCGCGTCGCCCTGACGCGCGATGCCTTGCCTCATGTGCACCAAACGGCACCTGGACTCACAGTGGCACTGGGTTACAACGGCCGGGGTGTGGGAATGGGTACGCATCTCGGCAAGCTGGTCGGTGAAGAGTTGGGAAGCGCCTCGCTGGAAGGGAGTCTACCCTTCCCCATTACGCCCATCCGGCCGATTCCGCTGCATGGGCTTCAGCGCCTCTACGTGGGGACGGCCGTGAATTACTATCGGCTCAAGGACTGGCTGGAACGGTAG
- a CDS encoding amino acid ABC transporter ATP-binding protein — protein sequence MVVIDRISRRFSIDGGKTVVTALDDVSNYIDRGEVVVIIGPSGSGKSTLLRTLNGLESIDEGHILIDGVDLADKKTNMNTLRADVGMVFQHFNLFENKTCLENIVLPQVVVLKKNREEAERVARALLERVGIPDRENNYPRQLSGGQQQRVAIARALAMKPKMMLFDEATSALDPETVNGVLSLMKELAYDGMTMAVVTHEMGFAREVADRVIFMDGGRVIEEGSPDRFFDAPESDRAKKFLEQIL from the coding sequence ATGGTCGTCATTGATCGCATCTCGCGACGCTTCAGCATCGATGGCGGCAAGACCGTCGTCACGGCGCTCGACGATGTCTCCAACTACATCGACCGAGGCGAGGTCGTCGTCATCATCGGCCCCAGTGGTTCGGGGAAGAGCACGCTCCTGCGCACCCTGAACGGGCTGGAAAGCATCGACGAGGGCCACATCCTCATCGACGGTGTGGACCTGGCCGACAAGAAGACCAACATGAACACCCTGCGCGCCGACGTCGGCATGGTCTTCCAGCACTTCAACCTCTTCGAGAACAAGACGTGCCTGGAAAACATCGTGTTGCCCCAGGTCGTCGTGCTCAAGAAGAACCGCGAGGAAGCGGAAAGGGTCGCCCGTGCCCTGCTCGAGCGGGTGGGTATTCCGGATCGCGAGAACAACTACCCGCGGCAGCTGTCCGGCGGGCAGCAGCAGCGCGTGGCTATCGCCAGGGCCCTGGCCATGAAGCCGAAGATGATGCTGTTCGACGAGGCCACCTCGGCCCTGGACCCGGAAACCGTCAACGGCGTCCTGAGCCTGATGAAGGAGCTGGCTTACGACGGCATGACCATGGCGGTCGTGACCCACGAAATGGGCTTCGCTCGCGAAGTCGCGGATCGGGTCATCTTCATGGACGGCGGTCGTGTCATCGAGGAGGGCTCTCCCGACCGGTTCTTCGACGCGCCGGAAAGCGATCGCGCGAAGAAGTTTCTCGAACAGATTCTCTGA
- a CDS encoding IclR family transcriptional regulator translates to MTKSERDAGRSALFNQSIEKAFSLLELFDAYHSQLSLSELAELSGMSMGSVQRITYTLQQLDYLERVPGTRKYRIGIKIMKVASQYLEADLLVDCANPYLSDLSNRYLETVSLTEPSGNEMVYVARFTSRQYIPLHMPIGSSVPMYCSASGRAYLSALPEARVRSYLESTELVKHTPETVTDIDELVGIIQECRTYGVAWNNAEFFLGDLNIAAPVLNAAGDPVAAVHITTPSSRWTLQDALSTLGPPLMECARAVTKAARTRS, encoded by the coding sequence ATGACAAAGTCAGAACGGGATGCAGGGCGCTCGGCGCTGTTCAACCAATCCATAGAGAAGGCGTTCAGCCTTCTCGAATTGTTCGATGCGTACCATAGCCAGTTGAGTCTTTCGGAGCTGGCTGAGCTCAGTGGCATGAGCATGGGGTCGGTGCAGCGCATTACCTACACCCTGCAGCAACTTGACTACCTGGAACGGGTTCCAGGCACCCGAAAGTACCGTATCGGCATCAAGATCATGAAGGTAGCTTCACAGTACCTTGAAGCCGACTTGCTTGTGGACTGTGCCAACCCCTATCTGTCAGACCTGAGCAACCGCTACCTGGAAACCGTGTCGCTCACTGAGCCCAGTGGCAATGAGATGGTGTACGTGGCGCGCTTCACGAGCCGCCAATACATCCCGCTCCACATGCCCATCGGTAGCAGCGTGCCGATGTACTGCTCGGCGTCAGGGCGTGCCTACCTCTCCGCTCTTCCGGAAGCAAGGGTTCGTAGTTACCTGGAGAGCACCGAACTCGTCAAGCACACGCCGGAAACCGTCACAGACATCGACGAACTGGTGGGCATAATCCAGGAGTGCAGGACATACGGAGTGGCGTGGAATAACGCCGAGTTCTTCCTTGGCGATCTGAACATTGCCGCACCGGTCCTGAATGCGGCTGGGGATCCCGTAGCGGCTGTGCATATCACTACGCCAAGCAGCCGATGGACTCTCCAAGATGCGTTAAGCACGCTTGGACCACCTCTAATGGAATGTGCGAGAGCAGTTACGAAAGCTGCCAGGACAAGATCCTGA
- a CDS encoding ABC transporter substrate-binding protein, with protein sequence MTLTASLAGSTAHLSNPVKRVKQLLIPGLLGVTLTIGGLTTAHAQETLRAGGTPSGIPFTFLDVQTNEITGAMVDVIHALSEDMGYDVTVQESPFNALIPSLKAGKIDIISAAMLKTPKRAEVVAFSDDVYPYGESVIVQNDYSGEITNLKDLEGEVIGAQVGTTYVRQLEETGLFPEIRNYDTLADMMRDVSLGRIVAGVGDKPIMGYQLNEGLFPDLKLAEDYEQQMVGYIGLAVAQENTELLDQVNTSLAKMKEDGTLQAIFDKWGL encoded by the coding sequence ATGACTCTTACCGCTTCTCTTGCTGGCTCAACAGCCCACCTCAGCAATCCCGTCAAACGGGTCAAGCAACTGTTGATTCCGGGATTATTGGGCGTGACCTTGACGATCGGCGGACTCACCACAGCCCACGCCCAGGAAACTCTCCGCGCCGGCGGCACTCCCAGCGGTATACCCTTTACCTTCCTGGATGTGCAGACCAATGAAATCACCGGCGCCATGGTCGATGTCATCCATGCACTCAGTGAAGACATGGGGTATGACGTCACCGTCCAAGAATCTCCGTTCAATGCTCTGATTCCATCCCTGAAGGCCGGAAAGATCGATATCATCTCGGCCGCCATGCTCAAGACGCCAAAGCGCGCCGAAGTCGTTGCGTTCAGCGACGATGTCTACCCTTACGGTGAAAGCGTGATCGTCCAGAACGATTACTCAGGAGAGATCACCAACTTGAAAGATCTTGAAGGCGAAGTGATTGGCGCCCAGGTTGGTACAACCTATGTACGCCAGCTTGAGGAAACCGGCCTCTTTCCCGAGATCCGCAATTACGACACCCTCGCCGACATGATGCGCGATGTTTCGCTTGGGCGGATCGTGGCCGGTGTGGGCGATAAACCCATCATGGGCTATCAGCTGAATGAAGGACTCTTTCCTGATTTGAAGCTGGCCGAGGACTATGAACAGCAGATGGTGGGGTATATCGGCCTGGCTGTCGCGCAGGAGAATACCGAGCTGTTGGACCAGGTCAACACATCTCTGGCCAAGATGAAGGAAGACGGCACCCTGCAGGCCATCTTCGACAAGTGGGGCCTGTAA
- a CDS encoding ABC transporter substrate-binding protein, translating to MLNLKRLMTSAFACVMATSAPMMASADESTMEKIINSGEISIAVQTQGPPISFIDKNGERTGLAVEMARTFADDMGVELVIKDYDWKGLIPALTSGKVDFIAADMTPTAKRHMQMLFTEPAFYSEVVVFAKKGLDLDSWKDLNSGDYAIGAAQASSYADQAREKLPEAELKAYAGATPQVVQSVLGDRVQAGVSDRAALATFLKQNDELEIIGTLNKEPLGFAVRPDSIHLLLALNNFLRLIEHDGRHQELLDYWWNSTDWEADHK from the coding sequence ATGTTAAACCTGAAACGCCTGATGACATCCGCCTTTGCCTGTGTCATGGCCACCTCGGCACCCATGATGGCCAGTGCCGATGAGAGCACCATGGAAAAGATCATCAACAGCGGCGAGATCAGCATCGCCGTGCAGACCCAGGGGCCCCCCATCAGCTTCATCGACAAAAACGGCGAGCGCACCGGTCTGGCCGTCGAGATGGCACGCACCTTCGCCGACGACATGGGGGTCGAGCTCGTCATCAAGGACTACGACTGGAAAGGCCTGATTCCGGCCCTGACCTCCGGCAAGGTGGATTTCATCGCCGCGGACATGACCCCGACGGCCAAGCGTCACATGCAGATGCTGTTCACCGAGCCGGCCTTCTATTCCGAGGTGGTGGTCTTCGCGAAGAAGGGCCTGGACCTCGACTCCTGGAAGGACCTCAACAGCGGCGACTACGCCATCGGCGCGGCTCAGGCCTCGTCCTATGCCGACCAGGCGCGTGAAAAGCTGCCGGAAGCCGAGCTGAAGGCCTACGCCGGGGCGACGCCTCAGGTGGTGCAGTCCGTGCTAGGCGATCGCGTACAGGCCGGCGTCTCCGACCGGGCCGCCCTGGCGACCTTCCTCAAGCAGAACGACGAGCTCGAGATCATCGGCACGCTCAACAAGGAGCCGCTGGGCTTCGCCGTGCGTCCGGACTCGATTCACCTGCTGCTGGCGCTCAACAACTTCCTGCGCCTGATCGAGCATGACGGTCGCCACCAGGAGCTGCTGGACTACTGGTGGAACAGCACCGACTGGGAAGCCGACCACAAGTAA
- a CDS encoding HD domain-containing protein gives MEKVAFRQMKEGTREEYVFLERLDDEFNQGLVDRILVALRNLEQSLSGYQVTRLEHSLQAAARAEADGADDDMIVAALLHDLGDELAPYNHSQLPAAIIRPYVRGEVTWVVHHHGLFQQFYYAHHFGGDPNERDRYRDHPWFQSCVDFCERYDQAAFDPDYPTPPLEHFEPVLRRVLSRTPFDPAVIGEEHSLEA, from the coding sequence ATGGAAAAGGTCGCATTCCGACAGATGAAGGAGGGCACCCGGGAAGAGTACGTCTTTCTTGAGCGCCTGGATGACGAGTTCAATCAAGGCCTGGTGGACCGCATCCTGGTGGCGCTGCGCAATCTGGAGCAAAGCCTCAGCGGTTACCAGGTCACTCGGCTGGAGCATTCACTTCAGGCGGCCGCCCGCGCCGAAGCCGACGGCGCCGACGACGACATGATCGTGGCTGCACTGTTGCACGATCTCGGCGATGAGCTGGCGCCCTATAACCATTCCCAGCTGCCCGCGGCGATCATTCGCCCCTACGTGCGCGGCGAGGTCACCTGGGTGGTTCACCACCATGGCCTGTTCCAGCAGTTCTACTACGCCCATCACTTTGGGGGTGATCCGAATGAGCGTGACCGTTACCGGGATCACCCCTGGTTCCAGAGCTGCGTGGACTTTTGCGAGCGGTACGATCAAGCCGCCTTCGATCCCGATTATCCAACGCCGCCCCTCGAACACTTCGAGCCGGTGCTGCGCCGGGTGTTATCTCGCACGCCCTTCGACCCGGCGGTGATTGGAGAAGAGCATTCCCTCGAAGCTTGA
- a CDS encoding NAD(P)/FAD-dependent oxidoreductase: MKDIRVMDYTVIVVGAGVVGLNTAIALVKKGYDTCLVDNGVPGAGTSYGNAGVIANYAVMPLITPSMRKNLVPMVLDKDSPLSIRSSYALKLSKFGRYFLRATKQREWEASGYSMGSLMKDAWGCWKAVLDASGGQSLVKSSGVVVAFEKQASFQEFLDIEAQYKRAFDIPYATLTGDEVKDKVGGLRNEHSGGVFYPDARFAIDPYVLSTNLFDYYLAIGGRFEQASVESIRPRDGGHTVGLKGGELSANHVVLATGTSTKHLLKRAGIDLPIASERGYHAIVDEPIDMVRPVGLANHGVFATPMQDGVRIAGLSEFARPDAPASRQRIKQLDRIARHHFGAGIRTPWVGSRSTTPDGVPYVGGLRRHPGIWVNTGHGHLGLTLAAVTARALADELDSGIAAMNPLSPHRHL, translated from the coding sequence ATGAAGGATATCCGCGTCATGGATTACACAGTAATTGTGGTAGGAGCGGGTGTCGTCGGCCTCAACACCGCGATCGCCCTTGTGAAGAAAGGCTATGATACCTGCCTGGTGGATAATGGCGTTCCGGGCGCCGGCACGTCGTATGGCAACGCCGGGGTCATTGCCAATTATGCCGTCATGCCCTTGATCACCCCCAGCATGAGGAAGAACCTCGTGCCGATGGTGCTCGACAAGGACAGCCCGCTGTCCATCCGTTCGAGCTATGCGCTAAAGCTCTCGAAGTTCGGACGGTATTTCCTGCGTGCCACGAAGCAGCGGGAGTGGGAGGCGAGCGGGTACTCGATGGGCTCGCTGATGAAGGATGCCTGGGGCTGCTGGAAAGCCGTGCTCGATGCCTCGGGCGGCCAGTCGCTGGTTAAGTCGTCCGGGGTCGTCGTCGCCTTCGAGAAGCAGGCATCGTTCCAGGAGTTTCTGGACATCGAGGCGCAGTACAAGCGGGCCTTCGACATTCCCTACGCGACCTTGACCGGCGACGAGGTCAAGGACAAGGTCGGTGGGCTCAGGAACGAGCACAGCGGCGGGGTCTTCTATCCCGATGCCCGGTTTGCCATCGATCCCTATGTCCTCAGCACGAACCTCTTCGATTACTACCTTGCCATCGGCGGCAGGTTCGAGCAGGCCAGCGTCGAATCGATCCGGCCACGCGACGGAGGGCACACCGTCGGGCTGAAGGGGGGCGAGCTCTCGGCCAATCATGTGGTGCTGGCGACCGGCACCTCCACCAAGCACCTGCTGAAGCGGGCCGGCATCGACCTGCCCATCGCCTCCGAGCGCGGCTACCATGCCATCGTCGACGAGCCGATCGACATGGTGCGGCCGGTGGGGCTGGCCAACCACGGCGTCTTCGCCACGCCCATGCAGGACGGCGTCCGGATCGCCGGACTGTCGGAGTTTGCACGGCCAGATGCCCCAGCGAGTCGGCAGCGAATCAAGCAGCTCGACCGGATCGCCAGGCATCACTTCGGGGCGGGGATCAGGACACCCTGGGTCGGGTCGCGATCAACCACCCCAGACGGCGTCCCCTATGTCGGCGGGCTTCGCCGCCATCCGGGGATCTGGGTCAACACGGGGCATGGTCACCTGGGTCTGACGCTCGCTGCGGTCACCGCCCGGGCGCTTGCCGATGAGTTGGATTCTGGCATTGCTGCTATGAACCCCTTATCGCCCCATAGACACCTTTAG
- a CDS encoding LysR family transcriptional regulator produces the protein MTMNIKHLRLFHEIMTTGKMSVAAERMSFSQPAASKMLASLEEQLDYKLFFRQQGRLLPTPEAMFLHAETLNVLQSLRRLEESFERARHGQTGKLTIGTIFGPSYGLLPDVVSDYIDEHPGLNVSLQVMNSGAVCEYVASGQMEVGLADRVSPSNRYEVEGVELPVYCAIHKDHPMAHHDILSPRLLADEPWITLDPESGLYHALQESYHAEGLTFLPTIEVNTSLNALSFVQRGCGVALIDAVNRHYYKRTFIQGDVVFRRFSIPMSEPLSIIWSNFKPLSRPARMLRKQILETLDRIIADQTV, from the coding sequence ATGACCATGAATATCAAGCACCTACGGCTATTCCACGAGATCATGACCACCGGCAAGATGTCTGTCGCTGCCGAGCGCATGAGCTTCAGCCAGCCGGCGGCCAGCAAGATGCTGGCGAGTCTCGAGGAGCAGCTCGACTACAAGCTGTTCTTTCGACAGCAAGGGCGCCTGCTCCCGACGCCGGAAGCGATGTTCCTGCATGCGGAAACGCTGAACGTGCTGCAGAGCCTGCGTCGGCTGGAGGAGAGCTTCGAGCGGGCGCGCCATGGGCAGACGGGCAAGCTCACCATCGGCACCATCTTCGGGCCGAGCTACGGGCTCCTGCCCGACGTCGTCAGCGACTACATCGACGAGCACCCCGGCCTGAACGTCAGCCTGCAGGTCATGAACTCGGGGGCGGTCTGCGAGTATGTGGCCTCGGGCCAGATGGAGGTGGGGCTGGCGGACCGGGTCAGTCCGTCGAATCGATACGAGGTCGAGGGCGTCGAGTTGCCGGTCTACTGCGCGATCCACAAGGATCACCCCATGGCTCACCACGATATCCTCTCGCCGCGCCTGCTGGCGGATGAGCCCTGGATCACCCTCGATCCGGAGTCTGGCCTGTATCACGCCCTCCAGGAGAGCTACCACGCGGAGGGCCTGACGTTCCTGCCGACCATCGAGGTCAACACCAGCCTGAATGCCCTGTCGTTCGTGCAGCGCGGGTGCGGGGTCGCCCTGATCGACGCGGTCAATCGCCATTACTACAAGCGCACCTTCATCCAGGGCGACGTGGTGTTCAGGCGGTTCTCGATACCCATGAGCGAACCGCTCAGCATCATCTGGTCGAACTTCAAGCCCCTCTCGAGGCCTGCCCGGATGTTGAGGAAACAGATTCTCGAGACCCTCGACCGGATCATCGCCGACCAGACCGTCTAG
- a CDS encoding amino acid ABC transporter permease, with translation MNWLNGIYNFRIVSDYFETFLNGIFNTVWITLVCLGLSVFFGIFLALMRMSSISVMWRTAAAYIQFVRATPLLIQIYLVYYGLPGLIGNFFDETQTGIIALTLHTTPYMAEIIRAGIVSVPKTQTEGAQAVGMNSAQAMYHIILPQAIAKLISPLLGQAVVLLKDTSLLSIIAVFELMGAGLIMFSETVSATESYVTTAICYLLIYLMMLVASGFIQRKLGGTATYAT, from the coding sequence ATGAACTGGCTTAATGGAATATATAACTTCCGCATTGTTTCCGATTATTTCGAGACATTCCTCAACGGCATCTTCAATACCGTATGGATCACGCTGGTGTGCCTTGGCTTGTCAGTGTTTTTCGGAATCTTTCTGGCACTCATGCGGATGTCGTCGATCAGCGTGATGTGGCGCACGGCAGCCGCCTACATCCAGTTCGTGCGGGCAACGCCCCTGCTGATCCAGATCTATCTCGTCTATTACGGCCTGCCGGGCCTGATCGGCAACTTCTTCGATGAGACGCAGACCGGCATCATCGCACTCACCCTTCACACGACGCCCTACATGGCCGAGATCATCCGTGCCGGCATCGTCTCCGTTCCGAAGACACAGACGGAAGGAGCCCAGGCGGTCGGGATGAACAGCGCCCAGGCGATGTACCACATCATCCTTCCCCAGGCCATTGCCAAGCTGATCTCGCCTCTGCTGGGACAGGCCGTGGTGCTGCTCAAGGACACGTCGCTTCTGAGCATCATCGCCGTCTTCGAGCTGATGGGGGCGGGCCTGATCATGTTCTCGGAAACCGTCTCGGCCACTGAAAGCTACGTCACCACGGCGATCTGTTACCTGCTCATCTACCTGATGATGCTGGTCGCCTCGGGCTTCATTCAACGCAAGCTGGGTGGCACGGCCACTTACGCCACCTAG
- a CDS encoding NAD(P)/FAD-dependent oxidoreductase: MPGFAGFQDSLWTKTAISAPEYRTLEGTADYDVVIVGAGFTGLSTALALAEKGSRVAVIDSHEPGWGASGRNGGQIIPGLKWDPDQLVEKLGEHQGRKVFEFAKSSSNKAIDIIKRHELDCDLHDQGWLQAVHNVSAHESALKRAEQWREHGIDVKELSEAEAARSIGSDYYKSAFLYPNAGTIQPLSFARELARTIIEKGGHVYENAPAKDISKRQGRWQVTTDTGILKADKVVVATNGYSDDLIPDLRKSIVDLTSFIVATKPLSAEAQRTIFPGRQGCSDTRRVLTYMRMDDEGRLLLGGRGSYADPDSAASFRDVEHKLDRIFPQLKGTEWESRWFGRFAVTPDFLPHLHEPQPGLMCMLGYSGRGVAMGTAIGQPLAQYLIDGNQEGLPLPITTQKAIPFYSMRRLGIVAMTNWYRLLDLWG; the protein is encoded by the coding sequence ATGCCAGGCTTTGCTGGGTTCCAGGACTCTCTTTGGACGAAAACGGCGATTTCGGCACCGGAATACCGCACCCTGGAGGGGACGGCCGACTATGACGTCGTGATCGTCGGGGCCGGCTTCACCGGGCTCTCGACGGCGCTGGCGCTGGCCGAAAAGGGTTCCCGCGTCGCCGTCATCGACAGTCACGAGCCTGGCTGGGGGGCCTCGGGCCGCAACGGCGGCCAGATCATTCCCGGCCTGAAGTGGGACCCGGACCAGCTGGTCGAGAAACTGGGCGAGCACCAGGGGCGCAAGGTCTTCGAGTTTGCCAAGAGCAGTTCCAACAAGGCCATCGACATCATCAAGCGGCATGAGCTCGACTGCGACCTTCATGATCAGGGCTGGCTGCAGGCGGTCCACAACGTCAGTGCCCACGAGTCGGCCCTGAAGCGCGCCGAGCAGTGGCGTGAACACGGCATCGACGTGAAGGAACTCTCCGAGGCCGAAGCGGCCCGAAGCATCGGCAGCGACTACTACAAGAGCGCCTTCCTGTATCCCAATGCGGGCACCATCCAGCCCCTGAGCTTCGCGCGGGAGCTGGCGAGGACCATTATCGAGAAGGGGGGGCACGTCTACGAGAACGCCCCGGCCAAGGACATCTCCAAGCGCCAGGGCCGCTGGCAGGTCACCACCGACACCGGGATCCTCAAGGCCGACAAGGTGGTCGTCGCCACCAACGGGTACTCCGATGACCTGATCCCCGACCTGCGGAAGTCCATCGTCGACCTCACCAGCTTCATCGTGGCCACGAAGCCGCTGTCGGCCGAGGCCCAGCGCACGATCTTCCCGGGACGCCAGGGCTGCTCCGACACGCGCAGGGTCCTGACCTACATGCGCATGGATGACGAGGGTCGCCTCCTGCTGGGGGGCCGGGGCTCTTATGCCGATCCCGACTCGGCGGCATCCTTCCGCGATGTGGAGCACAAGCTGGATCGCATCTTTCCCCAGCTCAAGGGGACGGAATGGGAGTCTCGGTGGTTTGGCCGCTTCGCCGTCACGCCCGATTTCCTGCCCCACCTGCACGAGCCGCAGCCCGGCCTCATGTGCATGCTGGGATACTCGGGACGCGGAGTGGCCATGGGCACCGCCATCGGCCAGCCGCTGGCCCAGTACCTCATCGACGGCAACCAGGAAGGCCTGCCGCTGCCCATCACGACGCAGAAGGCCATCCCGTTCTATTCGATGCGGCGACTCGGCATCGTGGCGATGACCAACTGGTATCGGCTTCTGGACCTCTGGGGCTGA
- a CDS encoding amino acid ABC transporter ATP-binding protein, with amino-acid sequence MITIDNIHKSFGNVEVLKGVSLEVKAGEVVCLIGPSGSGKSTVLRCVNGLESYDDGEISINNRRVDSEQKDINELRTRVGMVFQRFNLFPHRSVVENVMEGPVYVKNEPRQQARQHAIELLEKVGLGDKVDAYPQSLSGGQQQRVAIARALAMRPDAILFDEPTSALDPELVGDVLKVMRDLAEEGMTMVVVTHEMSFAKEVADRVCFLYGGEIVEEGVAKTVLSAPQHERTQDFLKRVLNH; translated from the coding sequence GTGATCACCATCGACAACATCCACAAGTCTTTCGGCAACGTAGAGGTGCTCAAGGGCGTTAGCCTGGAGGTCAAGGCTGGCGAGGTGGTCTGCCTCATCGGTCCATCAGGTTCCGGCAAGTCCACCGTGCTTCGCTGCGTCAATGGGTTGGAAAGTTATGACGATGGCGAAATCTCCATCAACAATCGCCGTGTGGACAGTGAGCAGAAGGACATCAACGAGCTGCGTACCCGAGTCGGGATGGTTTTCCAGCGCTTCAATCTGTTCCCCCACCGCTCAGTGGTGGAGAACGTCATGGAGGGTCCCGTCTATGTCAAGAACGAGCCTCGCCAGCAAGCTCGTCAGCATGCAATCGAGTTGCTGGAGAAGGTCGGCCTCGGGGACAAGGTGGACGCCTATCCGCAGTCACTTTCGGGAGGCCAGCAGCAGCGTGTGGCCATAGCCCGCGCCTTGGCAATGCGCCCCGACGCTATCCTTTTTGATGAACCGACCTCAGCACTGGATCCGGAGTTGGTGGGTGACGTGTTGAAAGTCATGCGCGATCTCGCCGAGGAAGGCATGACCATGGTCGTGGTCACCCATGAGATGAGTTTCGCCAAAGAGGTCGCTGATCGTGTGTGCTTCCTGTACGGAGGGGAGATCGTCGAGGAAGGGGTTGCCAAAACAGTGCTCAGCGCGCCGCAACATGAGCGCACCCAGGATTTCCTGAAACGAGTGCTCAACCACTAA
- a CDS encoding amino acid ABC transporter permease, with protein MEFSDIAAFFPILLKGAVVTVQITVGALILSTVLGLLLALMKLSPVRALSTTASTIVNVIRGLPIIVQLFYIYFVIPELGIQLSAFQASIIGLGIAYSAYQAENFRAGIEAIDPGQIEAAKSIGMKSRLIMRRVILPQAIRITLPPYGNTSVMILKDSSLASTITVAEMTRAGQLIAASTFQNTTVYTMLALMYLALSLPLIFGVNRLERYFGKSGKGGSK; from the coding sequence ATGGAGTTCTCTGACATTGCAGCGTTCTTCCCGATCCTGCTGAAAGGCGCAGTGGTCACCGTGCAGATCACGGTGGGTGCGCTGATACTCAGTACAGTGTTGGGACTATTGCTGGCCCTGATGAAGCTATCACCGGTTCGCGCATTATCGACAACGGCGAGCACAATCGTCAATGTGATCCGCGGCCTGCCGATTATCGTGCAGCTGTTCTACATCTATTTCGTGATACCCGAGCTTGGCATTCAGCTCAGCGCCTTCCAGGCAAGCATCATTGGTCTCGGTATTGCCTACAGTGCCTACCAAGCGGAAAACTTCCGCGCCGGTATCGAGGCAATTGACCCCGGTCAGATCGAGGCGGCCAAATCAATCGGGATGAAGAGCCGCCTGATCATGCGCCGGGTCATCCTGCCCCAGGCGATCCGCATTACCTTACCGCCCTATGGCAACACGTCGGTCATGATCCTCAAGGACTCGTCCCTGGCATCCACCATCACAGTGGCGGAAATGACCCGAGCTGGACAGTTGATTGCCGCATCCACCTTCCAGAACACAACGGTCTATACCATGTTGGCGCTGATGTACCTGGCCCTCAGCTTGCCGCTGATCTTCGGGGTAAACCGCCTGGAGCGTTATTTCGGAAAATCAGGAAAGGGGGGTAGCAAGTGA